The Apium graveolens cultivar Ventura chromosome 3, ASM990537v1, whole genome shotgun sequence sequence TCTCTCTCATCCTCAACGATCATATTATGTAGTATAATACACGCTCTCATTATTTTAGCGAGATCTTCTTTATCCCAAATTTGTGTTGGATCATGTACAATTGCAAATTGAGATTGCAACACGCCAAATGTCATTTCTACGTTTTTTCGATGACCTTCTTGATATTTGGAGAACAATTTTCTCTTTTCACCCTGTGGGCGTGGAATTGTTTCACGAACGTAGCCCATTCAGGATAGATTCCATCTGTTAGATAGTACCCCATGTTATAGTTGTTAccattaatattataatttatctCAGGAGCACGACCTTCTAGTACATCATCAAATATCGGTTATCGGTCTAACACATTCATGTCGTTATTAGAACCAGCAACTCCGAAAAATGCATGTCATATCCATAGGTCCGATGAGGCAACAACATTAAACAATATTGTTGGAACTCCTTTATGACCCCTCATGAACATCCCTTTCCATGCTTTAGGGCAATTTTTCCACTGCAAATGCATGTAGTCAATACTCCCCATCATTCCGGGAAAACCGCGAGCCTTTCCCATTTTTATGAGACGTTGTACATCATTTGAGTTTGGCTTTCGCAAATATTCACtctcaaaaattaaaataatattggTAACAAATTTTTTCAAGCATTCAATTGCAGTGGACGTACCAATGCACACATAATCATCAACTGCATCCGTTCCAATTCCATATGCCAACATGCGTATGGCCGCCGTGAATTTTGTAAAGGTGATAGGCCCTTTCTTTCCAATGCATCAACCTTCTGCTAAAAATATGGATCAAAATTTGAAAGAGCATCCACAATTCGAAGGAACACGTGTCTTCCCATTCGAAACCGTCGTCGGAATGTATCTAGAGGGTATACTGGATTTTGAGCAAAATAATCTTTCTCTAATCGTTCATGACCCGCTTCACGGTCTTTGCATATCACTCGTTTAGTCGTGGTTGACGAGCCTTCTTCAATAAATTCTTTAGACATATCAGAGTTCTCATCCGTAGTATATATTTTGATTGCACTGTGAATGAAAAAAATGAGTTGCAGACTATCACAAAGAACAGacatgttttataggagataaaaataataaaagaaaacggCTAGTTCGAACTAAAAATAAACAAGAACTAAATTACAACGGCTAGTTCCAAATAGAAACAAACAAAAACTAACTTCCAAGAACTTATTACAAACAGAATCAAACGAACAATTAGTTTCCAACAACTAATTCCAAATAAAAATAAACAAGCAACTAGATTCCAATGGCTAGTTCCACCTGCGTCTTGATTTGACTTCCTCAATAATTTTGGCATAAATCTCTCGTTGAGCCTCTTTCATTATACTAGTATCAAGCGTAAGAAGTTGCATATCTGATTCATTCTCTTTCCTAGCCTCCTCTTTTTCTTAAGTTCATTGAACTCTGCCATTAGATCTAATCTCCTGCATAAACTAGCTTTTATTTCTTCATAATCTTTTTTTTAAGATCATTAAACTCTGCCTTTTTTTCCCCTCCCTCTTAGCTGCTTTTGTACCTTTAGGACGAACCGGTGATTCAACAACATTCTCATCTTTTGGTGTTTCATTCATCAATGATGAGTAGTTCCCAAAATCACTAAATTTAGTTCTCTTTGCACTTCCATTATTTGTCTCTTTAGGCTCTCTCCATTTAGGATGTCTCTTTAGATCATTCCAATGCTTGTCAAAATTAAACTTCTTATTGTATTTAGTTTTATGGAAACCATGAGCTGCCGCAATTATGTTGTCCAAATTTGTACCACTCCCCATTTTTGAGACAGCTTCCTCATAACATGTTCTATATTGCTAAGCCCCTTCATTTATTCGTTGCCACCTTTTTTTGATAGATATTACCCCTCTTTTGATAATACCGTGATTACTTTATTCACAATAGTTACAAATTTGATCCCAAAATTCACCTTTTTTATTCGCCCCGATCAAGGGATCAATCGACACATTCAACCATGCGCTAATTAAGAGTTTATCTTCAGGAGGTCATTTCACTTGTTAGGGGAATGACAAGGGTTTGGAAGGTGGTATTGGGTTAACGATATATGAAACTAATATCATATGACGTATGTTTAGTTGATTGCTATAATTGATATTGATAGTATATTAATATCATGTTTGGTTGATTGTTGCAATTTATATGagtaattttaaatatttttaaggttataattttaaataatttaaataataaaacatttaatattttttttatattttttaattgctaacttaattttgtattataaAATTACACGTagtatataaattattataattattattttaaatttcttaTTGTGTGCTATTTTTCGGCTGTAAATatcatttaatattattttttcaatagtcatttttaaattaatatttataaactTAGGGGTGTATccttatttaataaattttttaggTTCAATAATTCACTTTGGATAttagaaatatttaaaaactagTTGCCCTCCTATCTCTCTCTTTCGCAAAATCTTAATTCTTATTTTTTCGATTGGTTAATGATAAACACTGTTTTgataatttttcctaatttttatttacttcaaATAAATCTATCTCTTCATTAAGAGTTTTAGTTCTATGTATAGGTTTTCTTAACTATATATTGTGTTTTGTTCTCTCTCATTGTGAGAGTTTAGTTTGTTTGTTTTGTTCTCTGGAATCGTACATCTACAAAATTTCGTATATTGGTTCATTGATAGGGGTCCTATCAGATTACGACTATTATTAATTGTTCGAATGCGTTTCGACACGTCAAATTTCTGTGTTCTCACAATTTCAACAGATTGTTGGATTGTCTTTATAAAATGATGTATATGTCAACTATGCGAGCGAGAAATATACAACAGTGAAAGATCCGATCAACGATCGTAGTTTTGTTCAAAAAGACTATGATTTGATTTATCTTGATACGTATTTATtcagttttaattattattataattttttttggattttaattaataaactaattgaatatccaattttttttaataaatgacAGCTAATTTAACAATCTTGAACATTTTTTTAACGTAGGTAACCGGCGGCCGCTACCCATCGGGTGCGCACTAGATAAACCTTACGGGCTCCTaaagttcaacaacttccatttagatttttgaaatattaaaataataaattaataattggTACACTGATATAGAATTCAGGATTTTAGAAATCAAACTCCAATTAAAATTCTAATATCTAATTTAGCAGTTTTTAATTTTGTAGGGTTCAAAATGCCccgttaaaattttaaaaatattaaaacttaGTAAAATGCACAACAATCCAATTAGAAAAAATTGGGGAAAGCGTTACTTAAAGCGATCTAACTTAAGTAACGTTTAGcataacaaaaaaaaattaaaaatctcAAACACAAGTTCATCTAGCGTCATGgacaaaaaaaggaaaaaaatagtATTAATAACAACCAACACGCTAAGCAATTTAGTGTTTTAGCTAAACATTACCATTTTCTGCGTTTCTACATACTATTTTGGGCTGTTTTTACATGCGTGCCATTTTAGACATTTTTCTACGCATGTACCATATAGGGCTAACAACAAATATACTTGGTGTTATTATTATCTTTACATTATGAGAAGCAATTTGTACTTTAGGAATGTGAAAGAAAACATTATACTTGAACAAGGTACATAATCTGACTGCAGGTTGGGTTTTTAAATCTTGTTAACTTTCTTGACTTTTAATTGTCAATAGGATTGTTGATTAGTGAGTTGAAGACTTTTACTTGGTCAGGTAAAACGCCGTTCAGGTAAGAATAAATTCTACGAACTTCAGCAGAATTGGAATTTGACGTAGGTTCAGAAGGAATATCGTCTATGTCAAAATCTCTACGAATCCGCAAAATAACATTTAGTTCAATCTCTAAGAATTCTAGCAGAATTAGAATTGATGACTGCTTTGGAATAATACATAAACCGGTCCCAAAAGTCCCCCGCCTAGTATGTCGACATCATCGTCAATATTCACGTCTTCAACTACCTTTCCTTCGATTGCACTTCTAAGCTTTCCATGACAACGTCGAAACATTCCCCACAAAAAATAGGGATTATACCACTCTGTAGTAAAAAAGAAAAGATCATTATAATCAAGCACATGCTATAATCAGGTGGTGTATATATGATCCAATACTTCATCAAATGAGTTTTCACTTTATCTTCCCTCATCACAGAGACCAACTAAAACTAATATGGCAATACAAGTAATACTATAACCAAGCGAAATGAAAGACGACCTTGCTCCCTTTTATTACGTTTAACATACTTGTGTTCATTTAATATGCATATACATATGCAGTTTGGACATATATCATGGATAAGCACTTTTTTCTTTAAGCCAGGCATTAATCCCTATTTAATTTATGGCGCTATTAGTTTAATTTCATATTAAACAAATACTCTCTAAGTCCATATTCGACAAGAAAGTTTACTCTGAAAATACTGTACGGCCATTATCAGGGGATAGAATAGCGTCTATATCTGCTATAAGAAGTTAAGAGAAAAAAGAAGTTAAGGCTTATGAGAATATGTGGTCACATGGAATAACATAAGTTTTGCTACAGAAACTTATGAGACCAGTTTTGTACCCAATGGGAACGTTAACCTTTTACAATGGAAGAAAGTGAGAACTAGGCCCAGTACACTGGAAAACTGCAATCTTACTATCTGTTGTTCAGATAAAATTAAATGAACTTTAGTCATGGTATCTGGACTAGGAAAATGAAGGAGCCTGTACACATTTAATATTTCTTTGGCTACAACAGAAGACCTCACATATCCAGTAAAGTAAATTCTTTCAACAGTTGTGAAAAAGTAAGACTTTATATATCTACAAATTCTATGCCAATTTGGAATCTGAACAATCTCCAAAGCGGTATTCAATTGGGAATACGAACAATTACCGCAGAGGAAAGGAAGGAATACCAAGTATTTATCAACTATATACGCAAAAAGATAATAAACGGGGACTTTGAAAAAAATGAAGAGACTAAAGTATTATCTGCACCTTTTACTTTCTGTACCCATGTTTCTGGGCATTACCGCATCTAGTAGGTTGCAGCTGCTCTAAATAATTGGATGGACATTGAAGAAGAATCCGCAGGAATAATATTTTGAGGCTTCATCTGAGCCAATCACGGTCAGATGCTATGGCTTTAGATGGCCTGCAACAGCTTCCTCAAGCAACAGCTGAAAACCAGGACACTGGTTCAGAAAATTATAAGAAACAAGTATATAACAAGATCAATAATATTAACCTTAAGGAACTTATTACTAGACCTTCTCATGTTACAGTCATGCACACCACTTCAATGAATAAGTAAAATATGTATGATTTAATATTGTCGGTAAAAGATCTAACAAACATTAACTATGTAAACCATTCAGAATGAGTTGTGACCGGTCTCCAATGGAGTAATTTGGAATACGTACCCAAAAAAATTGATACCTCAAAGGTACAAATGACAAAATGATAAATATGGTATTCAGAGTATCCATATGAGATTTATAACTCCAAATGTGAATACTTAAAAGGTAAAAATTAACTACTTTTGCATCAACCAAATGTGATTTATGCGTCTCGATGATGGGTAAGACACTATGTTTCTTAACCTCTCAATATGGTTGCACTGATCACATAGGTATTATGTTGGGTAGTATTTCAATTCTAGTGGGACTTATctatttttttttgcaaaaaatCTATTGATTTTAGTTGCATGAATTtctataataaaaataaaataatagcAAATAATAATATCTAAAAAAATAACAACAAATATTACAAATCTTGCATTAATTTAAAAAGAATGGACAATTACCTGGAAACTATATGTCAACGGGGGAGGGGATTcatggagcattttcttcattatttctgCAAGTATTTCAGAAATTTATGAAGTAGAAGTAGCAGTTcgataataaaattaaaaaaaatcacagAACAAACTTAAAGATAGTAAAATAATTCAGTCAAATGGTCTAACTGTGCCACAATCATATGTATACACACAcagtatacacacacacataGATAATCAAGATTGTATAAGTGAATAGAGTCTGGAAATTTCATATTCCTCCCTTCTATATATCTAAAATTGATATACGTTTTATGAGGAGGTTTACTGCACATATTCTCCTCCACTAATCTTAGTTCATAATTAAGTTTTTACATCCCTTAATTCGAAGAAGAGTGTCGCTAAACGGGAGATGATGACAGCTATGCTCATTTATTGTGCACTATTGAAGTAAAAAACTAAGTACTAGGGAACCACACATAAGACTATACCTCAGATTCAAAAGTAATTGCATCTCCTTGTTCAGTGAAGCATTTTCGATCAGACAGGTTGTCTAGATAATCCAATGTTTCCAAACCTTCTATCCTCACTTCACTGTAAAACCATATGAATTTAGCAGAAACAAAAGAGGACGAGCTAAATACTGTAAATTTCACTTCGGCAAGCCTTCATATATCAAGAAATCTAATTAAGCAACAAGATCGCAAAGTCTACATTCCTTCTCCTTTATTATTATGTGGCAAATGATCAAAATAACATT is a genomic window containing:
- the LOC141711213 gene encoding uncharacterized protein LOC141711213, with product MGYVRETIPRPQGEKRKLFSKYQEGHRKNVEMTFGVLQSQFAIVHDPTQIWDKEDLAKIMRACIILHNMIVEDERDTYATPFGALPSYDDATYGLPPPNLGEESLASNEIYIGRTIQLCDRQKHCQLQFDLVEHITMFHNND
- the LOC141711214 gene encoding uncharacterized protein LOC141711214, which produces MLAYGIGTDAVDDYVCIGTSTAIECLKKFVTNIILIFESEYLRKPNSNDVQRLIKMGKARGFPGMMGSIDYMHLQWKNCPKAWKGMFMRGHKGVPTILFNVVASSDLWI